A single genomic interval of Zunongwangia sp. HGR-M22 harbors:
- a CDS encoding LTA synthase family protein has translation MYQEQFEHLSFREKLINATRDFFSISLVWLLLLFLLSILELLYNEALHSLPENFFDLLFYSCWMDVLLWLKLGVFCYIFYAILYVIHPKSAKAIFKTFICIAAVIQTGLVLYFTTSLNLLGADLFSYSLGDVQQTLGASGGLSFIAILQFLVVIGFCIAILWWLPKFIKLPLFVSVIYPLASVIVFFTPDISGWEQISLQTTYASNLVTNKSDYFFTSFYYYFFPKTDYDVDIYADNYIGIYDNLDNSIVAFEYLDEVNYPFYHIELDSDVLSPFFNLNEKKPNIIIVLVEGLGRAFTNKGAYLGNWTPFLDSLSTKSLYWKNFLSQGGRTFAVLPSILGSLPFAQSGYLGLGEQMPDQLSLLNLLKHNGYETSFYYGGNASFDNMELYLRRNNIDDLIDKDEFSTKEGLLPEINGFTWGYDDEALYTEYLKTRPSDSAAKPQLGVLLTVSSHNPFKINHQQEYYDRFEQRMEQLEFTDSQKQDYRSYRDQYASILYTDEMLKEFFDSYKKRPDFENTIFLITGDHRLPEIPMATVIDRYHVPLIMYSPMLSRTSEIASISSHQDVTPSLLNLLKSNYKMDLPENYSWLGKGLDTVVNFRNVHRIPLIQTKVNMKDYIVGKYHLNGDRLYEILENMGSRPVNDPEQQQSILDAYNGFKQKNAIITNGGKIIPDSVYAKYAN, from the coding sequence ATGTACCAGGAACAATTTGAACATCTAAGTTTTAGAGAGAAATTGATAAATGCTACCAGAGATTTTTTTTCAATTTCACTAGTTTGGCTTTTGTTGTTATTTCTGCTAAGTATTTTAGAGCTTTTGTACAATGAAGCATTGCATTCTTTACCAGAAAACTTCTTCGATTTACTGTTTTACAGCTGCTGGATGGATGTTCTACTTTGGCTGAAATTGGGCGTTTTCTGTTATATTTTTTATGCGATTCTTTATGTAATTCATCCTAAATCGGCTAAAGCTATTTTTAAAACTTTTATTTGTATCGCAGCAGTTATACAAACCGGTTTGGTTTTATATTTTACTACTTCTTTAAACTTACTTGGGGCAGATCTTTTTAGTTACTCCTTAGGAGATGTTCAGCAAACATTGGGAGCTTCTGGTGGATTGAGTTTTATAGCGATACTTCAATTTTTAGTCGTTATTGGTTTTTGTATAGCTATTTTGTGGTGGTTACCAAAATTCATAAAATTACCATTGTTTGTCTCCGTGATCTATCCTTTAGCTTCTGTTATTGTATTTTTTACACCAGACATTTCAGGATGGGAGCAGATAAGTTTACAAACCACTTATGCTAGTAATCTGGTCACCAATAAATCTGATTATTTTTTTACGAGCTTCTATTATTACTTTTTCCCAAAAACAGATTACGATGTAGATATTTATGCTGATAATTATATTGGTATTTACGATAATCTTGATAACTCGATTGTCGCATTTGAATATTTAGATGAAGTAAATTATCCATTTTATCACATCGAATTAGATAGCGATGTTCTTTCTCCGTTTTTTAATTTGAATGAAAAAAAGCCGAATATTATTATTGTTTTGGTCGAAGGTTTAGGACGCGCATTTACAAATAAAGGTGCATATTTAGGAAACTGGACGCCTTTCTTAGATTCGCTTTCTACTAAGAGTTTGTATTGGAAAAATTTTCTTAGTCAGGGTGGGCGTACTTTTGCTGTACTACCTTCTATTTTGGGATCACTGCCATTTGCGCAAAGTGGTTATTTGGGATTGGGAGAACAAATGCCCGATCAGCTTTCGTTACTTAATCTTTTAAAGCATAATGGTTATGAAACCTCTTTTTATTACGGTGGTAATGCGAGTTTCGATAATATGGAACTGTATTTAAGAAGAAATAATATTGATGATCTAATCGACAAAGATGAGTTTTCTACAAAAGAAGGATTATTACCAGAAATAAACGGATTTACCTGGGGATATGATGATGAAGCACTTTATACAGAATATTTAAAAACAAGACCTTCAGATAGCGCTGCAAAGCCACAATTAGGCGTTTTACTTACAGTATCGTCCCATAACCCTTTTAAAATTAATCATCAGCAGGAGTATTACGATCGCTTTGAACAGCGTATGGAGCAATTGGAGTTTACCGATTCTCAAAAGCAAGATTACCGTTCTTATCGCGATCAATACGCCAGTATTTTGTATACCGATGAAATGCTGAAAGAATTTTTTGATAGCTACAAGAAAAGACCAGATTTTGAGAATACTATTTTCTTAATAACAGGCGATCACCGTTTACCCGAAATCCCGATGGCTACTGTTATAGATCGATATCATGTACCTTTAATTATGTATTCTCCAATGCTTAGCAGAACTTCAGAAATAGCTTCGATATCCTCACACCAAGATGTTACCCCCAGTCTTTTAAATTTGCTGAAATCGAATTATAAAATGGATCTTCCCGAAAACTATAGTTGGTTAGGAAAAGGCTTAGACACTGTGGTAAATTTTAGAAATGTTCATCGCATTCCATTAATCCAAACAAAAGTAAATATGAAAGACTACATAGTTGGAAAATACCATCTTAATGGTGATCGCCTGTATGAGATTCTTGAAAATATGGGATCGAGACCAGTAAACGATCCCGAGCAGCAACAAAGCATTTTGGATGCTTACAATGGATTTAAGCAAAAGAACGCGATAATTACCAACGGAGGGAAAATAATTCCGGATTCAGTTTATGCGAAATATGCCAACTAA
- the rpmB gene encoding 50S ribosomal protein L28: MSRVCELTGKKAMVGNNVSHAMNKTKRKFNANLVKKRFFIPEEDKWITLKVSTSALKNINKKGISAVIKEARAKGFLQK; encoded by the coding sequence ATGTCAAGAGTTTGTGAACTTACAGGTAAAAAAGCGATGGTTGGGAACAATGTTTCTCACGCAATGAATAAAACCAAGCGTAAATTTAACGCCAATTTGGTAAAAAAACGTTTTTTTATTCCTGAAGAGGATAAATGGATTACTTTAAAAGTATCTACCTCTGCGCTTAAAAATATTAACAAAAAAGGAATCTCTGCCGTGATCAAAGAGGCTAGAGCAAAAGGATTTCTTCAGAAATAA
- the rpmG gene encoding 50S ribosomal protein L33 — MAKKGNRVQVILECTEHKGSGKPGTSRYITTKNKKNTPDRMELKKFNPILKKMTVHKEIK; from the coding sequence ATGGCAAAGAAAGGAAACAGAGTACAGGTTATTTTAGAGTGTACTGAGCATAAAGGTTCTGGTAAACCAGGTACATCTAGATATATTACTACTAAGAATAAAAAGAATACGCCGGATAGAATGGAGTTAAAGAAATTTAACCCAATCTTGAAAAAAATGACGGTTCATAAAGAGATTAAATAA
- a CDS encoding S41 family peptidase — translation MRKFYLLILLLFVSLAVSAQENAKWLRYPSISPNGKTIIFGYMGNLYRVSSDGGVAIAITTGDAYDMRPVWSNDGKSIAFASDRYGNFDVYTMPATGGTPTRLTFNSANDFPYDFTPQDDKILYGSGRNAPASSVRFPNPGLFQNLYTIPVKGGRPELLTAAGAEEAHFSKDGEHLVFQDRKGYEDAWRKHHTSAVTRDIWLYDVENDSYKQISDFEGEDREPVFSTDASKVFYLNEKDGTQNLYVKTLNSGSEEKLTNFKDFPVRHLSISDNDKLSFSWKGEVYTLMPGSKPKKLAIKVLDDAAFEAIKNMDISSVTEFAVSPNNKEIAFVNRGEVFVTGVDDSRTKRITNTSTQERMISWSPNGKELIFSGERDGSWNVYKATLNRPQEEYFYASTIVDIKPLINTEAEEFQAKIAPDSSKIAFVEERNILKVMDLKSGKKRVILPEGRNHSYSDGDWSFQWSPDSRWLMVDDQKGYFFLNNTALVKADGSGKIFHPVNSGFGESNAKWAMDGKMMTYASSREGRKSLALQGSTEQDIYAVFFDQKAYDRYTLSEEEFKLLEEREKKEKEEKEKAEEDDKKSKKKKDNKKDEPLKLDFDNLDIRKVKLTINSASISDYVLNKDASKVFYLASFEKGYDLWVTEPRTRETKILAKMGGSPSGIEISEDGKSLFLSNNGRLVKVDAESGKVDNIAINGDMVIDAAAEREYMFKHMWRQVTKKFYDPEIHGIDWQMYHDEYAKFLPHINNNYDFQELLSELLGELNASHTGGRYYASGANGDHTASLGLLYDESYMGDGIKISEVISGGPLDNADSKIKAGDIITKINGKTIESDENWNKYLNNIQDKNTLLTIRSGNSTFEETIKPVSEGAIRSLMYKRWVRTMERKTDSLSDGKLGYVHIQGMNDGSFRDVFENALGKNLEKEGLVVDTRFNGGGWLHDDLNTFLSGEEYLKFAPQGEVISGGEPMARWTKPSIVLMSEGNYSDAFIFPYVYKQNGIGKLVGMPVAGTGTAVWWERQIDPSIVFGIPMVATIGAEGEPTENMELQPDIEVALPYNEFLSGEDPQLQTAVKELLKETE, via the coding sequence ATGAGAAAATTTTACTTGCTGATACTGCTACTGTTTGTAAGCCTGGCAGTCTCGGCACAAGAAAATGCAAAATGGCTACGATATCCGTCGATTTCGCCGAACGGTAAGACCATCATTTTTGGATACATGGGAAACCTTTATCGCGTTAGTAGCGATGGTGGTGTGGCTATTGCCATAACTACAGGAGATGCTTACGATATGCGTCCTGTTTGGAGTAATGATGGTAAAAGTATCGCCTTTGCTAGTGATCGCTACGGAAATTTTGATGTGTATACCATGCCGGCAACTGGCGGCACACCAACACGATTAACCTTTAATAGCGCCAATGATTTTCCTTATGATTTTACACCACAAGATGATAAAATTCTCTACGGAAGTGGGCGCAACGCACCAGCTTCCAGTGTAAGATTTCCTAATCCGGGATTGTTTCAAAATTTATATACCATTCCTGTAAAAGGAGGAAGACCAGAATTGCTTACCGCCGCAGGAGCTGAAGAAGCTCATTTCAGTAAAGATGGAGAGCATTTGGTATTTCAGGATAGAAAAGGTTACGAAGATGCCTGGAGAAAACATCATACTTCAGCAGTGACCAGGGATATTTGGTTGTACGATGTAGAAAATGATTCGTATAAGCAAATTAGTGATTTTGAAGGTGAAGATCGCGAGCCGGTATTCAGTACAGATGCTTCAAAAGTATTTTATCTGAATGAAAAAGACGGTACACAAAATCTTTACGTGAAAACCCTAAATTCCGGTTCAGAAGAAAAACTGACAAATTTTAAAGATTTTCCGGTTCGTCATTTAAGTATTTCAGATAATGATAAACTGTCTTTTTCTTGGAAAGGAGAGGTTTATACATTGATGCCAGGATCTAAGCCTAAAAAATTGGCGATCAAAGTTTTGGATGATGCTGCTTTTGAAGCTATCAAAAATATGGATATAAGCAGCGTAACCGAGTTTGCTGTTAGTCCGAACAATAAAGAGATTGCTTTTGTAAACCGTGGGGAAGTTTTTGTTACGGGTGTAGATGATTCTCGTACCAAAAGAATTACCAATACCTCTACGCAAGAGCGAATGATCAGTTGGTCTCCAAATGGAAAAGAACTTATTTTTTCCGGAGAGAGGGATGGTAGCTGGAATGTGTATAAAGCGACGTTAAATCGACCTCAGGAAGAATATTTTTATGCTTCGACCATTGTAGATATCAAGCCATTAATTAATACTGAAGCTGAAGAATTTCAGGCAAAAATAGCCCCAGATTCATCCAAAATCGCCTTTGTAGAAGAGCGAAATATCTTGAAGGTAATGGATCTAAAATCGGGTAAGAAAAGAGTTATTCTTCCTGAAGGTAGAAATCATTCTTACAGCGATGGAGACTGGTCTTTTCAATGGAGTCCAGATAGCCGTTGGTTAATGGTAGACGATCAAAAAGGCTATTTCTTCCTTAACAATACCGCCTTGGTCAAAGCTGATGGTAGTGGTAAAATTTTTCATCCAGTGAATAGCGGATTTGGAGAATCGAATGCCAAATGGGCAATGGATGGTAAGATGATGACGTACGCCAGTAGTCGTGAAGGTAGAAAATCTTTAGCACTACAGGGAAGTACAGAGCAGGATATCTATGCGGTTTTTTTCGACCAAAAAGCTTACGATCGTTACACTTTAAGCGAAGAAGAATTCAAGCTTTTAGAAGAGCGTGAGAAAAAGGAGAAAGAAGAAAAGGAAAAAGCTGAAGAAGACGATAAAAAGTCTAAAAAGAAGAAAGATAATAAAAAAGACGAGCCTTTAAAGCTCGATTTTGATAATCTGGATATCCGTAAAGTAAAACTTACGATCAATTCGGCTAGCATTAGTGATTATGTGCTAAATAAAGATGCGAGTAAGGTTTTTTACCTGGCTTCATTTGAAAAAGGATATGACCTTTGGGTAACTGAACCTAGAACAAGAGAAACTAAGATCTTGGCTAAAATGGGCGGTTCGCCAAGCGGAATCGAAATTAGCGAAGATGGGAAATCATTATTTTTGAGTAATAACGGCAGATTGGTAAAAGTGGATGCTGAAAGTGGTAAAGTAGATAATATTGCCATTAACGGAGATATGGTAATAGATGCTGCTGCAGAAAGAGAATATATGTTTAAACACATGTGGAGACAAGTAACCAAGAAATTCTATGATCCAGAAATTCATGGTATCGATTGGCAAATGTACCATGATGAATACGCTAAGTTTTTACCGCATATCAACAATAATTACGATTTTCAGGAATTGTTAAGTGAACTTTTAGGCGAATTGAATGCGTCCCACACCGGTGGGCGTTATTATGCTTCAGGCGCTAACGGAGATCACACTGCTTCTTTAGGATTGTTATATGACGAATCTTATATGGGCGACGGAATTAAAATTTCCGAAGTTATTTCTGGAGGGCCACTAGATAATGCCGATAGTAAAATAAAAGCTGGTGATATTATTACAAAGATCAATGGCAAAACCATCGAATCTGATGAAAACTGGAATAAGTATCTAAATAATATTCAGGATAAAAATACACTGCTAACGATTAGGAGTGGCAATTCAACTTTTGAAGAAACTATTAAACCGGTTTCAGAAGGAGCTATTCGTAGTTTAATGTATAAACGTTGGGTAAGAACTATGGAGCGCAAAACCGATAGCCTTAGTGATGGTAAATTGGGCTACGTACATATTCAGGGAATGAATGACGGAAGTTTTAGAGATGTTTTTGAAAATGCACTTGGTAAGAATTTAGAAAAAGAAGGTCTTGTGGTAGATACTCGTTTTAATGGTGGTGGTTGGTTACACGACGATCTTAATACTTTTTTAAGCGGAGAAGAATATCTAAAATTCGCGCCACAGGGAGAAGTGATTAGCGGTGGTGAACCAATGGCTAGATGGACAAAGCCAAGCATTGTTCTAATGAGCGAAGGAAACTATAGTGATGCTTTTATCTTCCCTTATGTGTACAAACAAAACGGAATTGGCAAACTGGTAGGAATGCCTGTTGCCGGCACCGGTACGGCAGTTTGGTGGGAGCGACAAATAGATCCTTCGATCGTTTTTGGGATCCCTATGGTGGCCACTATCGGAGCCGAAGGAGAACCAACTGAAAATATGGAATTGCAGCCTGATATCGAAGTAGCTTTACCTTATAACGAATTTTTAAGCGGAGAAGATCCACAGCTGCAAACCGCGGTAAAAGAACTTTTAAAGGAAACCGAATAA
- a CDS encoding amidase family protein, giving the protein MKKILFLCMILAIISCGKDKKNSEDTQDIVVSDSTGTSDYQGDVILQFKVLDSKYLEKNVMWSPFEIELYKITEKKYDSLKTIILEKDIAELQNSIAQDSLTYEELTLFYLYRMRKLDRENELALNSVIALNPDVLSNARLRDRNYKNTKDKSPIYGMPVLLKDNINTATMATTAGAVALQGNTTPDAFIAAQLEKEGALILGKANLSEWAYFFCNDCPSGYSAIGGQTLNPYGRRLFDTGGSSSGSAVAVAANFSPLAVGTETSGSILSPASQNSLVGLKPTVGLLSRRGIVPISSTLDTPGPITKTVRDNAVLLSAMAGRDTLDSKVYADSLEIKKDYYSALTDTTSLRGVRLGAIKELMKDSLYSKALNELKKIGAKIVIFKAENVELSDFKRLLSLDMKNDLSAYLERYAKRVDVKTIEDIVVFNTEDSVQRIPYGQALLEGVVKDSASIEELQAIKDTLKSRGRKFFNAPMKKHQLDGIVSINNYHAGFAAAAEYPAITLPMGYDKYGEPKGLTFISVPYSEQNLLRWAYAYEKESKQRKPPKDYIK; this is encoded by the coding sequence ATGAAAAAGATCTTATTCTTATGTATGATATTGGCTATAATAAGCTGCGGAAAGGATAAAAAAAATAGTGAAGATACGCAAGATATCGTTGTCTCAGATTCAACCGGAACAAGCGATTATCAAGGTGATGTAATTTTACAATTTAAAGTTTTAGATTCTAAATATCTTGAAAAAAATGTAATGTGGTCTCCTTTTGAGATTGAATTATATAAGATAACTGAGAAAAAATATGATAGTTTAAAAACAATCATTCTAGAAAAAGATATTGCAGAATTACAAAATAGTATTGCGCAAGACAGTCTCACCTATGAGGAGTTAACCTTATTCTATCTTTACAGAATGCGTAAGTTGGATAGAGAGAATGAACTGGCATTGAATTCTGTTATAGCATTAAACCCAGATGTTTTAAGTAATGCTCGTCTAAGAGATAGAAATTACAAAAATACTAAAGATAAAAGCCCGATTTACGGTATGCCGGTCTTGTTAAAAGATAATATTAATACCGCTACCATGGCAACAACTGCCGGTGCCGTTGCATTGCAAGGTAATACCACTCCAGATGCATTCATTGCAGCTCAATTAGAAAAGGAGGGCGCTTTAATATTAGGGAAAGCGAACCTTAGTGAATGGGCATATTTTTTCTGTAACGATTGCCCAAGTGGATATTCTGCAATTGGAGGACAAACTTTAAATCCATATGGTAGGAGACTTTTTGATACCGGAGGATCAAGCTCTGGTAGTGCAGTTGCTGTTGCTGCCAATTTCTCTCCATTGGCTGTAGGAACAGAAACCTCTGGCTCTATTCTTTCTCCTGCTAGTCAAAATAGTCTTGTAGGATTAAAGCCAACGGTAGGTTTGTTAAGTAGAAGAGGGATTGTTCCAATTTCAAGTACCTTAGATACTCCCGGTCCAATAACCAAAACAGTACGAGATAATGCAGTGCTACTATCCGCAATGGCCGGAAGAGATACCTTGGATAGTAAGGTGTATGCTGATTCTCTTGAAATCAAAAAAGATTATTATTCAGCTTTAACAGACACTACGAGTCTTAGAGGAGTAAGGTTAGGTGCTATTAAAGAATTGATGAAGGATTCACTTTATAGCAAAGCTTTAAATGAACTTAAAAAAATAGGAGCTAAAATCGTTATTTTTAAAGCCGAGAATGTCGAATTATCAGATTTTAAGAGACTTTTAAGTCTGGATATGAAAAACGACTTATCAGCCTATTTAGAACGCTACGCGAAGAGAGTAGATGTAAAAACTATAGAAGATATTGTTGTTTTTAATACAGAAGATTCTGTACAGCGCATTCCATATGGACAAGCTTTACTCGAAGGTGTTGTAAAAGATTCAGCTTCAATAGAAGAATTACAGGCAATTAAAGATACGCTAAAGTCAAGAGGTAGAAAATTTTTCAATGCACCTATGAAAAAGCACCAACTAGATGGTATTGTCTCTATCAATAATTATCATGCCGGTTTTGCAGCAGCAGCAGAATATCCTGCAATTACGTTACCGATGGGGTACGATAAGTATGGAGAACCAAAAGGCTTAACGTTTATCTCTGTTCCATATTCAGAGCAGAATTTGCTACGTTGGGCTTATGCCTATGAAAAGGAATCTAAACAACGTAAACCTCCAAAAGATTATATAAAATAA
- the rimO gene encoding 30S ribosomal protein S12 methylthiotransferase RimO, whose amino-acid sequence MRTKSLKKNRINVVTLGCSKNVYDSEVLMGQLKANNKEVVHEQEGNIVVINTCGFIDNAKEQSVNTILEFVEKKEQGDVDKVFVTGCLSERYKPDLQKEIPNVDQYFGTTELPGLLKALEADYKHELIGERLTTTPKNYAYLKIAEGCDRPCSFCAIPLMRGGHKSTPIEHLVTEAKKLAANGVKELILIAQDLTYYGLDLYKKRNLAELLENLVKVEGIEWIRLHYAFPTGFPMDVLEIMKREPKICNYLDIPLQHISDELLKSMRRGTTHKKTTDLLYKFREIVPEMAIRTTLIVGYPGETEAHFQELKEWVKEMRFERLGCFTYSHEENTHAYNLEDDVPDDVKQERANEIMEIQSQISWELNQQKIGKTFKVIIDRKEGNYFIGRTEFDSPDVDNEVLIDATEIYLKTGEYYDIKITDAADFDLYGTPLNAEAKPTRKELKVKTV is encoded by the coding sequence ATGAGGACTAAATCGCTAAAAAAGAACAGGATAAATGTAGTAACCCTTGGTTGTAGTAAAAATGTTTACGACAGCGAGGTGTTGATGGGGCAGTTAAAAGCGAATAATAAAGAGGTTGTTCACGAGCAAGAAGGTAACATCGTAGTAATAAACACTTGCGGATTTATAGACAATGCCAAAGAACAATCGGTAAACACAATTTTAGAGTTTGTAGAGAAAAAAGAGCAGGGCGATGTAGATAAGGTTTTTGTAACCGGATGCTTAAGTGAGCGTTATAAGCCAGATCTACAAAAGGAAATTCCTAATGTAGATCAATATTTTGGTACTACAGAACTTCCTGGTTTGCTAAAAGCCTTGGAAGCCGATTACAAACATGAGCTTATTGGTGAGCGTTTAACTACAACACCAAAAAATTATGCCTATTTAAAGATTGCTGAAGGTTGTGATCGTCCTTGTAGTTTTTGTGCTATCCCGTTAATGCGCGGTGGTCATAAATCTACGCCAATCGAACATTTGGTGACTGAAGCTAAAAAACTGGCGGCAAACGGTGTAAAAGAGTTAATTCTTATCGCGCAGGATCTTACTTATTATGGTCTTGATCTTTATAAGAAAAGAAATTTGGCTGAATTACTAGAGAATTTGGTGAAAGTTGAAGGTATTGAATGGATTCGTTTACATTATGCTTTCCCAACCGGTTTCCCTATGGATGTATTAGAGATCATGAAGCGTGAGCCTAAGATCTGTAACTACCTTGATATCCCGTTACAACATATTTCAGATGAGCTATTAAAGTCGATGCGTCGAGGTACTACTCACAAAAAAACCACAGACCTTCTATATAAATTCCGTGAAATAGTACCAGAGATGGCGATTAGAACAACTCTTATTGTTGGCTATCCGGGAGAAACCGAAGCACATTTTCAGGAATTAAAAGAATGGGTTAAAGAAATGCGTTTTGAGCGTTTGGGTTGTTTTACTTATTCTCACGAAGAAAACACACATGCTTATAATCTTGAAGATGATGTTCCAGACGACGTTAAGCAAGAGCGCGCTAATGAGATCATGGAAATTCAGTCTCAAATTTCCTGGGAATTGAATCAGCAGAAAATTGGGAAAACCTTTAAGGTGATCATCGATAGAAAAGAAGGAAATTATTTTATTGGTAGAACCGAATTTGATTCTCCAGATGTAGATAATGAAGTCTTAATTGATGCTACGGAAATTTATCTGAAAACTGGCGAATATTACGATATTAAAATAACAGATGCTGCCGACTTTGATTTGTACGGAACGCCTCTTAATGCAGAAGCAAAACCAACCCGTAAAGAATTAAAAGTAAAAACGGTTTAG
- a CDS encoding aminotransferase class IV, translating to MKLTYPSKVYLNGEWLKPEEAKISVFDRGFLFGDGIYEVIPFYSGKLFLLKEHLDRLKYSLNEVELKCNIGDFEALILKGIDLAELNQEDGAIYIQVSRGMAPRTHSFPEKYDATVLMYAYKTNLKGFQQEFKDVVVSNDLRWHRCDIKSVSLMANILANTEAKKGGFAENIMIRDGFFTEGSHSSLFFVKNKTVYTHPKGHFILPGITRNLLIKLCKENNIEIVEKALSVSELDEVTEVFITGTTTQITAIKNLHFPDKILNFGDEIGKVTKRLQQLFSEEVKKQLGITIL from the coding sequence ATGAAGCTAACTTACCCCAGCAAAGTTTATTTAAATGGAGAATGGCTGAAGCCTGAAGAGGCGAAAATCTCTGTTTTTGATCGTGGTTTTTTGTTTGGTGACGGCATTTACGAAGTCATTCCTTTTTACAGCGGAAAGTTGTTTTTGCTGAAGGAACATTTAGACCGATTAAAATATTCTCTAAATGAAGTCGAGCTGAAATGCAATATTGGTGATTTTGAAGCACTAATTTTAAAAGGGATCGATCTGGCTGAATTAAACCAGGAAGACGGCGCAATTTACATTCAGGTGAGCAGGGGAATGGCGCCAAGAACACATTCTTTTCCTGAAAAATACGATGCTACAGTGCTTATGTATGCCTATAAAACCAATCTTAAAGGTTTTCAGCAGGAATTTAAGGATGTGGTGGTGTCAAACGACCTGCGTTGGCATCGTTGCGATATAAAATCGGTTTCCTTAATGGCCAATATTCTTGCTAATACCGAAGCTAAAAAAGGTGGTTTTGCTGAAAATATAATGATTAGAGACGGTTTTTTTACTGAAGGTTCGCATTCTTCCCTGTTTTTTGTCAAAAATAAAACGGTCTATACGCATCCAAAAGGACATTTTATTTTACCGGGAATTACCCGAAATTTATTGATAAAATTGTGTAAAGAGAACAATATTGAAATTGTTGAAAAAGCGCTTTCGGTTTCAGAATTAGATGAAGTAACCGAAGTTTTTATCACCGGAACAACTACTCAGATCACTGCTATTAAGAATCTACATTTTCCAGATAAAATTTTGAATTTTGGAGATGAAATTGGGAAAGTAACCAAAAGACTTCAGCAATTATTTTCCGAAGAAGTTAAAAAGCAACTAGGAATAACTATTTTATAG
- a CDS encoding DUF4295 domain-containing protein, with translation MAKKSVAALQTGSKRLTKAIKMVKSPKTGAYTFVEAIMAPEEVNDYLKK, from the coding sequence ATGGCAAAGAAATCAGTAGCAGCATTACAAACAGGATCTAAGAGATTAACTAAAGCTATCAAGATGGTTAAATCTCCTAAAACAGGTGCATATACTTTCGTTGAAGCTATTATGGCTCCTGAAGAAGTTAACGATTACTTGAAAAAGTAA
- the ftsY gene encoding signal recognition particle-docking protein FtsY, translating to MSLFKKIFSKEKKETLDKGLEKSKSSFLSKMSKAVAGKSKVDDEVLDDLEDVLVSSDVGVATTIKIINRIEDRVARDKYLGTEELNKILREEISGLLSETNSGEATDFVIPNKKPYVMMVVGVNGVGKTTTIGKLANQFKNRGLKVVLGAADTFRAAAIDQLQVWADRTDVPIIRQEMGSDPASVAFDTVQKAVQMDADVVLIDTAGRLHNKINLMKELSKVKRVMQKVISDAPHEVLLVLDGSTGQNAFEQAKQFTAATEVTSLAVTKLDGTAKGGVVIGISDQFQIPVKYIGVGERVEDLQVFNKIEFVDSFFK from the coding sequence ATGAGTTTATTTAAAAAGATATTTTCGAAAGAAAAAAAAGAAACTCTAGATAAAGGGCTGGAGAAAAGTAAAAGCAGCTTTTTATCTAAAATGAGTAAAGCTGTTGCTGGTAAATCTAAGGTGGATGATGAAGTTTTAGACGATCTTGAAGATGTTTTAGTAAGCAGTGATGTAGGAGTTGCTACTACGATAAAAATCATAAATCGTATAGAAGATCGTGTTGCCAGAGATAAATATTTAGGAACAGAAGAGCTAAATAAAATTCTAAGAGAAGAAATTTCAGGTTTACTTTCTGAAACAAATTCTGGTGAGGCGACTGATTTTGTTATCCCGAATAAGAAACCTTATGTGATGATGGTTGTGGGGGTAAATGGTGTTGGTAAAACAACTACAATAGGAAAGCTTGCCAATCAATTTAAAAATAGAGGTTTAAAGGTTGTATTAGGCGCAGCCGATACCTTTAGAGCTGCAGCTATAGATCAATTACAAGTTTGGGCCGATCGTACAGATGTACCGATTATACGTCAGGAAATGGGCAGTGATCCGGCTTCCGTAGCTTTCGATACCGTGCAAAAAGCTGTGCAAATGGATGCTGATGTTGTTTTAATAGATACTGCTGGAAGGCTGCATAATAAAATTAACCTGATGAAAGAACTTTCTAAGGTGAAGCGAGTAATGCAAAAAGTAATTTCAGATGCGCCACACGAAGTTTTATTAGTTTTAGATGGTTCTACTGGTCAAAATGCTTTTGAGCAGGCTAAGCAATTTACTGCAGCTACCGAAGTTACCTCTTTAGCAGTAACCAAATTAGATGGTACCGCTAAGGGCGGAGTAGTAATTGGTATAAGCGATCAATTTCAGATTCCGGTAAAATATATCGGTGTTGGTGAACGTGTAGAAGATCTACAAGTTTTTAATAAAATTGAATTCGTAGACTCTTTCTTTAAATAA